The following proteins are encoded in a genomic region of Desulfomicrobium escambiense DSM 10707:
- a CDS encoding CopG family ribbon-helix-helix protein encodes MQKTTTVRFEQETLARLDQIAASLGRPRSWVINDAVTKYLEYEVWFLEEVQRGLDAAEHGDLVTHDEVKDSIRGLGINVD; translated from the coding sequence ATGCAGAAAACGACAACCGTACGATTCGAACAGGAAACCCTTGCCCGGCTCGATCAAATTGCCGCATCCTTAGGACGCCCCAGGTCCTGGGTTATCAACGACGCAGTTACCAAGTACCTGGAATATGAAGTCTGGTTTCTGGAAGAAGTGCAAAGAGGCCTTGACGCCGCCGAGCACGGCGATCTCGTTACCCACGACGAGGTCAAGGACAGCATTCGAGGACTAGGCATCAATGTCGATTAA